The following proteins come from a genomic window of Thermococcus celericrescens:
- a CDS encoding type II toxin-antitoxin system HicA family toxin, giving the protein MSRLPRLSGEEVVKVLVSKFGFQASRQRGSHVVLVKYVDGRKIGTVVPLHRELKAGTLLGVLRLAGIDKEEFIEALEDP; this is encoded by the coding sequence ATGTCCAGATTGCCAAGGCTCTCGGGTGAAGAGGTAGTTAAAGTGTTGGTATCAAAGTTTGGCTTTCAGGCCTCCCGTCAGAGGGGCAGCCACGTGGTTTTGGTTAAATATGTCGATGGAAGGAAAATTGGAACCGTTGTTCCCCTTCACCGGGAGCTTAAGGCTGGGACGTTGCTCGGAGTGCTCCGGCTTGCCGGAATCGATAAAGAGGAATTTATTGAAGCATTGGAAGATCCCTGA
- a CDS encoding type II toxin-antitoxin system HicB family antitoxin, protein MIIVNIHAVIWEDEGVYIVREVFTGVTTQGKTIEEALRNLKEAVELYLEEFPEMRKQLEKIRLVGDFNVQIAKALG, encoded by the coding sequence GTGATAATTGTGAACATTCACGCGGTCATCTGGGAGGATGAGGGAGTCTACATCGTCCGGGAGGTTTTCACGGGCGTGACCACACAGGGGAAGACGATCGAAGAGGCCCTCAGAAACCTTAAAGAGGCCGTTGAGCTTTACCTTGAAGAGTTCCCAGAGATGAGGAAGCAGCTTGAGAAGATAAGGCTCGTGGGCGATTTCAATGTCCAGATTGCCAAGGCTCTCGGGTGA